The following proteins are encoded in a genomic region of Plasmodium coatneyi strain Hackeri chromosome 2, complete sequence:
- a CDS encoding SICA antigen, which produces MKEHLIKDTVWKEIGDRIKPLATAISKEDKDDVDQHCSGLDGKNKQVCVYIVRGVQDIYKIPKETGGKEIERINNRKFKATMQCVILNAYIKKLEEQAEESSCSIKQGIEKAFGENEKIKTSSCPEGITCEVCNREYCPNQKIGDKEIGTELITRLNNNDQIKTTLSTIDILCKDCTKEPTFCDRENMKTDINDRAIEMFKKISKDSKNMETHCRGNSDPTSRIVTDTEKTACKFITAGLKYIYEIPADPKENRKYGTEALDNQLFRRTMACLLLNAYANKLQGEVKSPCEVSEKTTEQAFDRGNKERNTWCVDSDKSKCFKCERAPDLSCEIGGEKVKEKLKTMLNQNDANITQTLNTLNTINDNLCDRAQCVTTQWTRDRREGDKKKWEKEIWDDGDMPNILKELSNSMKNGNTADDPLCTNINKNSGTPSDAEKKACNYIVTGLKHIYGITEELGDKPPQRKKNDKRFKQTMACLILNEYGKLLGEECATKDTVQKAFTAAQDFHNTQCKQQPCEKCTWDTCKKFKIEQKSQREEIRKRLNQDNDIKSTLTTINDLCNQSTQPKVTNTQENSGVARSGKPPEPSPGPGPSDDSSAKAVDTNSQAERSEKGKEGDDAHEAKAGTGPMLTIGTKRAQVEVIFPTITKNEDDSCPPTMTRTQCEAAEKFTSHYSGPNTGEAGTGKTDGATSPQTPSKNTNDEAS; this is translated from the exons atgaaagaacATTTGATCAAA GACACAGTGTGGAAGGAAATCGGGGATAGGATAAAACCACTTGCTACTGCCATATCTAAGGAGGACAAAGACGACGTGGACCAGCATTGCAGTGGCCTGGAcgggaaaaacaaacaggtatgtgtgtacattgtcAGGGGGGTACAggatatatacaaaattcCAAAAGAAACAGGCGGCaaagaaattgaaagaataaataacagAAAATTTAAGGCTACAATGCAATGTGTAATATtgaatgcatatataaaaaaattggaggagCAGGCGGAAGAATCCTCCTGTTCCATAAAGCAAGGTATAGAAAAGGCAtttggggaaaatgaaaaaattaaaacatcTTCATGCCCAGAGGGCATTACTTGTGAAGTATGCAATCGGGAGTATTGCCCTAATCAAAAAATAGGTGATAAGGAAATAGGAACAGAATTGATTACAAGACTCAACAACAATGACCAAATAAAGACAACTTTGTCTACTATAGATATTTTAT GTAAAGACTGCACTAAGGAACCTACCTTCTGTGACcgt GAAAACATGAAGACGGACATCAATGATAGGGCCATAGAAATGTTTAAGAAAATATCTAAAGATagcaaaaatatggaaacTCATTGCAGGGGGAATTCAGATCCAACTAGTAGAATAGTCACGGACACAGAGAAAACTGCATGTAAGTTTATTACTGCAGGATTAAAGTATATTTACGAAATTCCAGCAGATCCAAAGGAGAATCGAAAATATGGAACTGAAGCTTTGGACAACCAATTATTTAGGAGAACTATGGCATGTCTTCTCCTAAACGCTTATGCAAATAAGTTGCAAGGGGAGGTGAAATCCCCCTGTGAGGTCAGTGAGAAAACAACAGAACAAGCATTTGATAGAGGGAATAAAGAGAGGAATACTTGGTGTGTGGACAGTGATAAGAGTAAATGTTTTAAGTGTGAAAGGGCACCTGACTTAAGTTGTGAAATAGGTGGAGagaaagtaaaggaaaagttGAAGACAATGCTCAACCAGAACGATGCCAACATAACACAAACTCTAAATACTCTAAATACTATAAATGACAACTTATGTGATCGCGCCCAGTGTGTAACAACACAATGGACCAGAgacagaagggaaggggacaAAAAGAAGTGGGAG AAGGAAATTTGGGACGATGGGGACATGCCGAATATATTGAAAGAACTGTCTAATTCTATGAAGAATGGAAACACAGCGGACGACCCTCTATGTACAAAcattaataaaaatagtgGTACACCATCGgacgcagaaaaaaaggcatgtaATTATATTGTTACGGGATTGAAGCACATATATGGTATTACGGAGGAACTTGGGGACAAACCTCctcagagaaaaaaaaatgacaaaaggTTTAAACAAACTATGGCCTGTCTAATATTAAATGAATATGGAAAACTTCTTGGAGAGGAATGTGCCACCAAGGATACCGTACAGAAGGCCTTTACTGCCGCGCAGGATTTTCACAACACGCAATGTAAGCAGCAGccatgtgaaaaatgtacGTGGGacacatgtaaaaaatttaaaattgaaCAGAAGAGCCAACgggaagaaataagaaaaaggcTCAACCAGGATAACGACATAAAAAGTACTCTAACTACTATAAATGATTTATGTAATCAGAGTACACAACCGAAGGTTACGAACACTCAGGAGAATAGTGGAGTGGCCAGAAGTGGAAAACCTCCTGAACCATCACCAGGACCAGGACCATCAGATGACAGTAGTGCAAAGGCTGTGGACACAAACTCACAAGCAGAGAGGAGTGAAAAAGGTAAGGAGGGGGACGATGCACATGAGGCTAAGGCAGGTACGGGTCCTATGCTTACCATAGGTACAAAGCGTGCTCAGGTCGAAGTTATTTTTCCCACTATAACAAAGAATGAAGATGACAGCTGTCCCCCAACTATGACCCGTACTCAGTGTGAGGCAGCTGAAAAATTCACTTCCCATTATTCAGGCCCTAATACAGGTGAAGCAGGTACTGGTAAAACGGACGGCGCAACATCACCACAAACTCCAAGTAAGAACACTAATGATGAAGCTTCTTAG